The following are encoded in a window of Candidatus Palauibacter australiensis genomic DNA:
- a CDS encoding deoxyribodipyrimidine photo-lyase, whose product MPRGRASPTAPVVVWFRRDLRIHDNPALAAAAGLERPVVPLFVLDEESSGVRALGGASRWWLHQSLHALSGDLAGLGLSLCLRRGPATDVLPELVRETGAARVVWNRCYESASVARDTEITSTLRAAGVETESYAGSLLSEPGEVLTGQGTPYKVFTSFWKRLRECYRAPPPYPAPKRLTPGPAVASDRPDVWGLQPTAPDWAGGLRETWAVGEAAARRRLADFMEDGVERYLVDRDRPDLEGGSRLSPHLHWGEIGPHQVWRAAAHLIEWEAPGESGPEALLRELAWRDFSHHLLSDSPHMETGNWRPAFDRFPWRDDPRALAAWQEGRTGYPIVDAGMRELWHTGWMHNRVRMIAASFLTKDLLIHWRDGEAWFWDTLVDGDLANNVANWQWVAGSGADAQPFFRIFNPVRQAEKFDPAGAYVRRWVPEIARLPDRWLHQPWEAPPNVLGEAGVELGRDYPHPIVDHAAARHRALSAYEKMRHP is encoded by the coding sequence GTGCCGCGGGGTCGTGCGTCGCCGACCGCTCCGGTCGTCGTCTGGTTCCGGCGGGATCTGCGCATCCACGACAACCCCGCCCTCGCTGCGGCTGCTGGCTTGGAACGGCCCGTCGTCCCTCTGTTCGTCCTGGACGAGGAGAGCTCTGGAGTTCGGGCCCTGGGCGGGGCGTCCCGATGGTGGCTGCACCAGAGCCTGCATGCGCTGTCCGGAGACCTGGCGGGGCTCGGGCTTTCCCTCTGCCTGCGGCGGGGCCCGGCGACCGACGTCCTCCCGGAGCTCGTACGGGAGACCGGTGCCGCCCGCGTGGTGTGGAACCGGTGCTACGAGTCGGCGTCCGTGGCGCGCGACACGGAGATCACGTCGACGCTTCGCGCCGCCGGCGTGGAGACGGAGAGTTACGCGGGCTCGCTCCTCAGCGAGCCGGGCGAGGTCCTGACCGGTCAGGGGACGCCCTACAAGGTCTTCACCTCATTCTGGAAGCGGCTCCGAGAGTGCTACCGCGCGCCGCCGCCGTATCCGGCGCCGAAGCGGCTGACCCCCGGCCCCGCGGTCGCGAGCGACCGCCCGGACGTCTGGGGGCTGCAGCCCACGGCGCCCGACTGGGCCGGGGGACTCCGAGAGACTTGGGCAGTGGGGGAGGCCGCGGCCCGGCGGCGGCTGGCCGACTTCATGGAGGACGGCGTCGAACGATACTTGGTCGACCGCGACCGGCCGGACCTGGAGGGCGGCTCACGACTCTCGCCGCACCTGCATTGGGGCGAGATCGGGCCGCATCAGGTGTGGCGCGCCGCGGCTCACCTGATCGAGTGGGAAGCGCCCGGCGAGAGCGGCCCCGAAGCGCTCCTTCGCGAGCTCGCGTGGCGCGATTTCAGCCACCACTTGCTGTCCGACTCTCCCCACATGGAGACGGGCAACTGGCGGCCCGCCTTCGACCGCTTCCCGTGGCGCGACGACCCGCGGGCGCTCGCCGCCTGGCAGGAGGGCCGCACCGGCTACCCGATCGTGGACGCGGGGATGCGCGAACTCTGGCACACCGGCTGGATGCATAACCGCGTGCGGATGATCGCCGCGTCTTTCCTGACGAAGGACCTGCTGATCCACTGGCGGGACGGCGAGGCGTGGTTCTGGGACACGCTCGTCGACGGCGACCTCGCCAACAACGTCGCCAACTGGCAGTGGGTCGCGGGTTCGGGCGCCGACGCGCAGCCCTTCTTCCGCATCTTCAACCCCGTCAGACAGGCCGAGAAGTTCGATCCGGCCGGCGCCTACGTGCGCCGCTGGGTGCCCGAGATCGCGCGCCTCCCCGACCGCTGGCTCCACCAGCCGTGGGAAGCTCCACCGAACGTGCTCGGCGAAGCCGGCGTCGAACTCGGCCGCGACTACCCGCACCCCATCGTCGACCACGCCGCAGCCCGCCACCGGGCCCTGAGCGCCTAC
- a CDS encoding aminotransferase class IV, producing MLQRFDERNRDLVVNVNGALVHRDEAGVSPFDSVVQGGDAVWEGLRLYDGRIFKLREHLARLRSSALALAFAEIPADEEIIEEIRRTLAANGMRDGVHIRLTLTRGVKVTSGMDPRLNRSGPTLIVLAEHKAPVYERSGLELITSSLRRFGPDTLAPKIHHANLLQSILAKIEANAAGADDALMLDGNGFIAETNATHLFFVRDGVAMTSRTVACPEGITRATVLELCAEHDIPSRVKDLSLAEAYRADEAFCTGTMGELASVTEIDGRVIGDGSPGPLTKRLSDLYRDLTARQGVVVVGRET from the coding sequence ATGCTGCAACGGTTTGACGAGCGAAACCGCGACCTCGTCGTCAACGTGAACGGCGCACTCGTTCACCGCGACGAGGCCGGCGTGAGCCCGTTCGACTCGGTAGTACAGGGGGGCGATGCCGTCTGGGAGGGGCTGCGCCTGTACGACGGGCGCATCTTCAAGCTGCGGGAGCACCTCGCCCGGCTCCGGTCTTCGGCCTTGGCGCTTGCCTTCGCGGAGATCCCTGCGGATGAGGAGATCATCGAGGAGATCCGCCGGACGCTCGCCGCCAACGGCATGCGGGACGGCGTACACATTCGGCTCACGCTGACGCGGGGCGTGAAGGTCACCAGCGGCATGGACCCGCGCCTCAACCGGTCGGGGCCCACGCTCATCGTGCTCGCCGAGCACAAGGCGCCGGTGTACGAGCGGTCGGGCCTCGAGCTGATCACGAGTTCGCTGCGCCGCTTCGGGCCCGACACGCTGGCTCCGAAGATCCATCACGCGAACCTCCTGCAATCGATCCTGGCCAAGATCGAGGCGAACGCGGCCGGGGCCGATGACGCGCTGATGCTCGACGGAAACGGCTTCATCGCCGAGACGAATGCCACCCATCTCTTTTTCGTGCGCGACGGCGTCGCGATGACGAGCCGGACCGTCGCCTGCCCCGAGGGGATCACCCGCGCCACGGTGCTCGAACTCTGCGCGGAACACGACATTCCGAGCCGGGTGAAGGATCTCTCCCTCGCCGAGGCCTACCGCGCCGACGAGGCGTTCTGCACCGGCACGATGGGCGAACTGGCGAGCGTAACCGAAATCGACGGGCGGGTGATCGGAGACGGGTCGCCGGGGCCGCTCACGAAGCGGCTCAGCGACCTCTACCGGGATCTGACCGCGCGCCAAGGGGTCGTCGTGGTCGGCCGCGAGACGTAG
- a CDS encoding alpha/beta hydrolase, which produces MTTADWRVPEPLDTVEIEAAGGARIILRRHGDVKGPRLILSHDNGLAIDLYYPFWSRLQSRFELIVYDLRSHGRNPTADLAHHNVATFTADDDRIRAGIEEHFGAKPAVGVFHSLSAMVALNHDPPGRGYAGLVLFDPPMYLADGDHYGIDTLWRRLGMLARHRQPMFATREEFAEEFRRSWVFEFTRPGVEHLAAEVLLEPASDGDGYELRCPREFEAQVFDYGFAYAFEPDTTNFACPVKVIGGDPSVEFSSLPSVDLEGLIGWDYDFIPHTTHFLQLEHPEECVSTMIAFLERERLA; this is translated from the coding sequence ATGACGACAGCGGATTGGCGGGTTCCGGAGCCGCTCGACACCGTCGAAATCGAAGCGGCCGGCGGTGCCCGCATCATCCTTCGGCGACACGGGGACGTGAAAGGTCCGCGGCTCATCCTGAGCCACGACAACGGACTCGCGATCGACCTCTACTACCCCTTCTGGTCGCGCCTCCAGTCCCGCTTCGAGTTGATCGTCTACGACCTCCGCAGCCACGGCCGGAACCCGACGGCCGACCTCGCCCACCACAACGTCGCGACCTTCACGGCCGACGATGATCGCATCCGGGCCGGCATCGAAGAGCACTTCGGCGCCAAGCCGGCGGTCGGCGTGTTCCATTCGCTGTCGGCGATGGTCGCCCTCAACCACGATCCGCCGGGGCGCGGGTACGCGGGGCTCGTTCTCTTCGATCCGCCCATGTACCTGGCCGACGGCGACCACTACGGCATCGACACGCTCTGGCGGCGGCTGGGCATGCTGGCGCGGCATCGCCAGCCCATGTTCGCCACGAGGGAGGAGTTCGCCGAGGAGTTCCGGCGTTCGTGGGTGTTCGAGTTCACGCGCCCGGGGGTGGAGCACCTCGCGGCCGAGGTCCTGCTCGAGCCCGCGTCGGACGGCGACGGGTACGAACTCCGCTGCCCGCGCGAGTTCGAGGCGCAGGTGTTCGACTACGGCTTCGCGTACGCCTTCGAGCCGGACACGACGAACTTCGCCTGTCCCGTGAAGGTGATCGGCGGCGACCCGAGCGTCGAGTTCTCCTCGCTGCCCAGCGTCGACCTCGAGGGACTGATCGGGTGGGACTACGACTTCATCCCCCACACGACGCACTTCCTCCAACTGGAGCATCCCGAGGAGTGCGTCTCGACGATGATCGCGTTCCTCGAACGGGAGCGCCTCGCGTAA